The following proteins are co-located in the Pseudomonas antarctica genome:
- a CDS encoding riboflavin synthase: MFTGIIESIGSIRAMTPKGGDVRLLVETGKLDLGDVKLGDSIAVSGVCLTVIELPGNGFAADVSRETLDCTAMNDLKAGSPVNLEKALTPTTRLGGHLVSGHVDGVGEVVARSENARAVEFRIRAPKELAKYIAHKGSITVDGTSLTVNAVNGAEFELTIIPHTLSETIMASYQPGRRVNLEVDLLARYLERLLMGDKAAESVSLQGPSGNITESFLAANGYLKS, encoded by the coding sequence ATGTTCACCGGCATTATCGAATCCATCGGCAGCATCCGCGCAATGACCCCCAAAGGCGGTGATGTGCGCTTGCTGGTTGAAACCGGCAAGCTCGACTTGGGCGACGTCAAGCTGGGCGACAGTATCGCCGTCAGCGGCGTGTGCCTGACCGTCATTGAGCTGCCGGGCAATGGCTTTGCCGCCGACGTCAGCCGGGAAACCCTGGACTGCACCGCGATGAACGACCTCAAAGCCGGCAGCCCGGTCAACCTGGAAAAAGCCCTGACCCCGACCACCCGCCTGGGTGGCCACCTGGTCAGCGGTCACGTCGACGGCGTCGGCGAAGTGGTGGCGCGCAGCGAAAACGCACGTGCCGTCGAATTCCGCATTCGTGCGCCGAAAGAGCTGGCCAAGTACATCGCCCACAAAGGCTCGATCACCGTCGACGGCACCAGCCTGACCGTGAACGCCGTCAATGGCGCCGAATTTGAGCTGACCATCATTCCCCACACCCTGAGCGAAACCATCATGGCGTCGTACCAGCCAGGTCGCCGGGTGAACCTGGAAGTTGACTTGCTTGCCCGTTACCTGGAGCGCCTGCTGATGGGCGATAAGGCCGCAGAGTCTGTCTCTCTACAAGGGCCGTCCGGGAACATCACTGAAAGTTTTCTGGCCGCTAATGGCTACCTGAAATCCTGA
- the ribD gene encoding bifunctional diaminohydroxyphosphoribosylaminopyrimidine deaminase/5-amino-6-(5-phosphoribosylamino)uracil reductase RibD has translation MTAPSAEQAILDAHYMARALELARKGVYTTHPNPRVGCVIVRDGQIVGEGWHERTGEPHAEPNALRAAGDKARGATVYVTLEPCSHHGRTPPCADALVTAGVARVVAGMQDPNPEVAGRGLQRLAQAGIETHSGVLESEARALNPGFLKRMEHGLPFVRVKLAMSLDGRTAMASGESQWITGPAARAAVQRLRAEASVVLTGADTVLADGARLTVRAAELGLDEATTALAMSRPPLRVLIDGRLRVPLNAPFFKAGPALVITCVTPENQFPRGPECLVVPGVDGQVDLRSALVALAARGVNEVLVEAGPSLAGAFAQQGLVDEYVIFVAGKFLGSAARPLLDWPLDKLADAPQLKITEMRAVGDDWRVTAIPLPAASV, from the coding sequence ATGACCGCACCTTCTGCAGAACAGGCCATCCTCGACGCCCATTACATGGCTCGCGCCCTCGAATTGGCGCGCAAGGGCGTGTACACCACCCATCCCAACCCGCGTGTGGGCTGTGTGATTGTGCGGGATGGGCAGATTGTCGGCGAAGGCTGGCATGAGCGCACCGGCGAACCCCATGCCGAGCCGAATGCGTTGCGCGCCGCCGGTGACAAGGCGCGTGGCGCCACGGTGTACGTGACCCTTGAGCCATGCAGCCACCACGGGCGGACACCGCCTTGCGCCGACGCGCTGGTGACTGCCGGTGTCGCGAGAGTGGTCGCCGGGATGCAGGACCCCAACCCGGAAGTGGCTGGCCGTGGCCTGCAGCGTTTGGCCCAGGCCGGTATCGAAACCCACAGCGGCGTGCTGGAAAGTGAAGCGCGCGCGCTCAACCCGGGCTTCCTCAAGCGCATGGAACACGGCCTGCCGTTCGTGCGGGTCAAGCTGGCGATGAGTTTGGACGGCCGCACCGCGATGGCCAGTGGCGAAAGCCAATGGATCACCGGCCCTGCCGCCCGCGCCGCCGTACAGCGCCTGCGCGCCGAGGCCAGCGTGGTGTTGACCGGTGCCGATACGGTGCTGGCCGACGGCGCCCGCCTGACCGTACGTGCCGCCGAACTGGGCCTGGACGAAGCGACCACTGCACTGGCCATGTCCCGCCCGCCATTGCGCGTGTTGATCGACGGCCGCCTGCGCGTGCCGCTCAACGCGCCGTTCTTCAAGGCCGGCCCGGCGCTGGTCATCACCTGCGTTACGCCAGAGAACCAGTTCCCCCGTGGGCCCGAATGCCTGGTAGTGCCAGGCGTTGACGGTCAGGTGGACCTGCGCTCGGCGCTGGTCGCACTGGCGGCCAGAGGTGTCAACGAAGTGTTGGTAGAGGCCGGTCCAAGCCTGGCGGGTGCGTTTGCCCAGCAGGGGTTGGTCGACGAGTACGTGATATTCGTCGCCGGCAAGTTTCTTGGCTCCGCCGCCCGGCCTTTGCTGGACTGGCCGCTTGATAAACTCGCCGACGCCCCCCAACTCAAGATCACTGAAATGCGCGCTGTAGGCGATGACTGGCGAGTCACTGCCATCCCTCTTCCAGCAGCGAGCGTATAA
- the nrdR gene encoding transcriptional regulator NrdR — MHCPFCGANDTKVIDSRLVAEGDQVRRRRECLASGCGERFTTFETAELVLPRLIKSDGSRQPFDEDKLRAGMQRALEKRPVSVERLEAALAHIKHKLRATGEREVKSLVVGELVMGELQKLDEVAYIRFASVYRRFQDLNEFREEIDRLAREPVKK; from the coding sequence ATGCACTGTCCCTTCTGCGGTGCCAACGACACCAAGGTCATTGACTCACGTCTGGTCGCCGAGGGCGATCAAGTACGTCGCCGGCGCGAATGCCTGGCCTCTGGCTGCGGTGAACGTTTCACCACCTTCGAAACCGCCGAACTGGTGTTGCCACGTCTGATCAAGTCCGACGGCAGCCGCCAGCCTTTCGACGAAGACAAACTGCGCGCCGGTATGCAGCGCGCCCTGGAAAAACGCCCGGTGAGTGTCGAGCGGCTGGAGGCGGCGCTGGCGCATATCAAGCACAAGCTGCGTGCGACCGGTGAGCGCGAGGTCAAGAGCCTGGTGGTTGGAGAGCTGGTGATGGGCGAGCTGCAAAAGCTCGACGAAGTCGCCTATATCCGTTTCGCTTCGGTGTATCGACGCTTCCAGGACCTCAATGAGTTCCGCGAAGAGATCGACCGCCTGGCCCGTGAGCCGGTAAAGAAATGA
- a CDS encoding YbaY family lipoprotein, giving the protein MQLRPLVLLTLFSFLVACSSEAPKPSVPQPTPAQEKKVPGIEDLGPLPAYQREINGTLNGVPANAEVELALLVIDERNRPQQLLASSVLTGNGKPVAFRLRFSPDAFPAGARVELRGRASQSGQLILHLPAVRITQAITQTTGPLQLVKAP; this is encoded by the coding sequence ATGCAGTTACGACCACTTGTTTTACTCACCCTGTTCAGTTTCCTGGTCGCCTGCAGCAGCGAAGCCCCGAAACCGTCGGTACCGCAACCGACGCCTGCCCAAGAGAAAAAAGTCCCCGGCATTGAAGACTTGGGCCCGCTGCCGGCTTATCAGCGTGAAATCAACGGCACCCTCAATGGCGTGCCGGCCAACGCCGAAGTCGAACTGGCGCTGCTGGTGATTGACGAGCGCAACCGCCCGCAACAACTGCTCGCCAGCAGTGTGTTGACCGGCAACGGCAAGCCCGTGGCCTTCCGCCTGCGCTTCAGCCCGGACGCCTTTCCGGCCGGTGCGCGGGTTGAATTGCGCGGTCGTGCCAGCCAGTCCGGCCAGTTGATCCTGCACCTGCCCGCCGTGCGCATCACCCAAGCCATCACCCAGACCACCGGCCCCCTGCAACTCGTCAAGGCACCATGA
- a CDS encoding class I SAM-dependent methyltransferase encodes MTPPLGLQRALSELIGDAQLVPCPLPGTELSLWLLDADNMDRAFSPEETRRILHEPPYWSFCWASGLALARYLAANPEWVAGKRVLDFGAGSGVAGIAAVKAGALEVVACDLDPLALAACRANAELNKVELSYSADFFAEADRFDLILVADVLYDRANLPLLDQFLTRGREALVADSRVRDFQHPAYQRLEILDALTLPDLAEPWEFRKVSLYHSRRS; translated from the coding sequence ATGACGCCACCGCTGGGCCTGCAACGGGCGCTGAGCGAACTGATCGGCGACGCGCAATTGGTGCCCTGCCCGCTGCCGGGCACCGAGCTCTCGTTGTGGCTGCTCGACGCGGACAATATGGACCGCGCCTTCAGCCCCGAAGAAACCCGGCGCATCCTGCATGAACCGCCCTACTGGAGTTTTTGCTGGGCCAGCGGCCTGGCACTGGCGCGCTACCTGGCGGCCAACCCTGAGTGGGTCGCCGGCAAGCGTGTGCTGGATTTTGGCGCCGGTTCCGGCGTGGCCGGGATCGCCGCCGTCAAGGCGGGTGCGCTGGAAGTGGTCGCGTGTGATTTAGACCCGCTGGCGCTGGCCGCTTGCCGGGCGAACGCCGAACTCAACAAAGTGGAACTGAGTTATTCAGCAGACTTTTTCGCCGAAGCCGACCGCTTCGACCTGATCCTGGTCGCCGACGTGCTCTACGACCGCGCCAACCTGCCGCTGCTCGACCAGTTCCTCACCCGTGGCCGCGAGGCACTGGTGGCAGATTCGCGGGTACGCGACTTTCAGCACCCGGCGTATCAACGCCTGGAAATACTTGATGCGCTGACCCTGCCCGATCTGGCCGAGCCTTGGGAGTTTCGCAAGGTGAGCCTGTACCATTCGCGGCGTTCTTGA
- the trxA gene encoding thioredoxin: MSEPTPYIFDVTTANFDQAVIQNSFEKPVLVDFWAEWCAPCKALMPMLAKIAESYQGELLLAKIDCEAEQDIVARFGIQSLPTVVLFKDGQPVDGFAGAQPESAVRAMLEPHVQMPPPAAADPLEQAQALFAEGRISDAEAVLVALLGEDNTNAAALILYARCLAERGELGEAQTVLDAVKSDDHKAALAGAKAQITFLRQAADLPDAADLKSRLAQNPQDDEAAYQLAIQQLARQQYDAALEGLLKLFIRNRSYSEGLPHKTLLQVFELLGNDHPLVTVYRRKLFAALY; the protein is encoded by the coding sequence ATGAGTGAGCCCACGCCGTACATCTTCGACGTCACCACCGCTAACTTCGACCAGGCCGTGATTCAGAACTCCTTCGAAAAACCCGTACTCGTGGATTTCTGGGCCGAGTGGTGCGCGCCGTGCAAGGCGTTGATGCCCATGCTGGCGAAAATTGCCGAGAGTTATCAGGGCGAGCTGCTGCTGGCCAAGATCGATTGCGAGGCCGAGCAGGATATCGTCGCGCGTTTTGGCATTCAAAGCCTGCCCACCGTGGTGCTGTTCAAGGACGGCCAGCCAGTGGACGGGTTTGCCGGGGCGCAGCCGGAGTCGGCGGTAAGGGCGATGCTGGAGCCGCATGTGCAGATGCCACCGCCGGCGGCCGCTGACCCACTGGAACAGGCCCAGGCGCTGTTTGCCGAAGGCCGTATCAGCGACGCCGAAGCGGTACTGGTCGCGCTGCTGGGCGAAGACAACACCAACGCTGCCGCGCTGATCCTGTATGCACGCTGCCTGGCCGAACGCGGTGAGTTGGGCGAAGCCCAAACCGTGCTCGACGCCGTGAAAAGCGACGACCACAAAGCCGCCCTCGCCGGGGCCAAGGCGCAAATAACCTTCCTGCGCCAGGCGGCCGATTTGCCAGACGCCGCCGACTTGAAAAGCCGCCTGGCGCAAAACCCGCAGGACGATGAAGCGGCCTATCAGTTGGCCATTCAGCAACTCGCTCGCCAGCAATACGACGCAGCGCTGGAAGGCCTTCTCAAGCTGTTTATCCGCAATCGCAGCTACAGCGAAGGCTTGCCGCACAAGACCTTGCTGCAAGTATTCGAATTGCTCGGCAATGACCACCCGCTGGTCACCGTGTACCGCCGCAAGTTGTTCGCCGCGCTGTATTAA
- a CDS encoding DUF2796 domain-containing protein produces MRRLLLALPFALLPLAIAHAADEHDHDHEHGSLGAHEHGVGRLNAVLDGQALELEFDSPAMNLVGFEHQATSPADKAKVAATRKQLESPLALFNLPKAAGCVISTLELNSPLFGDKPEADHDDDDDDHATDGKGAAADEHHHDHSEIHAHYQFTCATPTALSNLDLSQVFKTFPATQKINVQLIGPSGQQGVEATAQAATLKF; encoded by the coding sequence ATGCGCCGTCTGCTGCTCGCTTTGCCGTTTGCCCTGTTGCCACTCGCCATTGCTCACGCGGCTGACGAGCACGACCATGATCACGAGCACGGCAGCCTCGGCGCCCACGAGCACGGTGTCGGTCGCCTCAATGCGGTACTCGACGGCCAGGCGCTTGAACTGGAATTTGACAGCCCAGCCATGAACCTCGTGGGTTTTGAACACCAGGCCACCTCCCCGGCCGATAAAGCCAAGGTCGCCGCCACCCGCAAACAGCTGGAAAGCCCGTTGGCCCTGTTCAATCTGCCAAAAGCCGCCGGTTGCGTGATCAGTACCCTGGAACTCAACAGCCCGTTGTTCGGTGACAAACCTGAAGCCGATCATGACGACGACGATGATGACCACGCCACCGACGGCAAAGGCGCAGCCGCCGACGAACATCATCATGATCACAGCGAAATCCACGCCCACTACCAGTTCACCTGCGCCACGCCGACTGCGCTGAGCAATCTCGACCTGAGCCAAGTGTTCAAGACCTTCCCCGCCACCCAGAAAATCAACGTGCAGTTGATTGGCCCAAGCGGCCAGCAAGGTGTGGAAGCAACGGCACAGGCAGCTACGCTGAAATTCTGA
- a CDS encoding ABC transporter ATP-binding protein: MTQALIELSDLGFNWPGHPQLLDIPTFRLEAGETLFLKGPSGSGKTTLLGLLGGVQKPSQGSIRLLGQELTELSAGARDRFRVDHTGYIFQQFNLLPFLSVRENVELPCHFSKLRAQRAIQRHGSVDQAAATLLAHLGLNDKSLLERRADSLSIGQQQRVAAARALIGQPELVIADEPTSALDYDAREAFIRLLFAECRDAGASLLFVSHDQSLAPLFDRNLSLAELNRAATPAEV; the protein is encoded by the coding sequence ATGACCCAAGCGTTAATCGAACTGTCTGACCTGGGCTTCAACTGGCCCGGCCACCCACAGTTGCTGGACATCCCCACGTTCCGCCTGGAAGCGGGGGAAACTCTGTTTCTCAAGGGCCCGAGCGGCAGTGGCAAAACCACCCTGCTCGGCCTGCTGGGCGGCGTGCAGAAACCCAGCCAGGGCAGCATCCGCCTGCTCGGCCAGGAATTGACCGAGCTGTCGGCGGGCGCACGCGACCGCTTCCGCGTCGACCACACCGGCTACATTTTCCAGCAGTTCAACCTGCTGCCGTTCCTGTCGGTGCGCGAGAACGTCGAGTTGCCTTGCCACTTTTCCAAGCTGCGCGCGCAACGGGCGATTCAGCGCCACGGCAGCGTCGATCAGGCCGCAGCCACGTTGCTCGCGCATCTGGGTTTGAACGACAAAAGCCTGCTGGAGCGCCGCGCCGACTCGCTGTCCATCGGCCAGCAACAACGGGTGGCCGCTGCCCGTGCGTTGATCGGCCAACCGGAACTGGTGATTGCCGACGAGCCCACCTCGGCCCTGGACTATGACGCTCGCGAAGCATTCATCCGGCTGCTGTTCGCCGAATGCCGCGACGCGGGCGCCAGCCTGTTGTTTGTCAGCCATGACCAGAGCCTGGCGCCGTTGTTCGACCGCAACCTGTCGCTGGCCGAACTCAATCGCGCCGCCACGCCCGCAGAGGTTTGA
- a CDS encoding ABC transporter permease, which produces MYLFRLAMASLANRRFTAILTAFAIALSVCLLLAVERVRVEARNSFASTISGTDLIVGARSGSVNLLLYSVFRIGNATNNIRWDSYEHFAANPQVKWAIPISLGDSHRGYRVMGTNESYFEHYQYGRKQNLELASGRAFATDPFEVVLGAEVADALHYKLGDKLVLAHGVAVVSLVKHDDKPFTVVGILKRTGTPVDRTLHISLGGMEAIHIDWHNGVPAQGKGRISADQARNMDLTPQAITAFMLGLNNKISTFALQREINEFRGEPMLAILPGVALQELWSMMGTAEKALFVISLFVVLTGLIGMLTAILTSLNERRREMAILRSVGARPWHIATLLIFEAFALALSGVVAGTGLLYVCIAASRGYLQANYGLDLPMAWPSEYEWTLLAGILAAALLMGSVPAWRAYRQSLADGLSIRL; this is translated from the coding sequence ATGTATTTGTTTCGTCTAGCCATGGCCAGCCTGGCTAACCGCCGCTTTACCGCGATCCTCACCGCTTTCGCCATCGCCCTGTCGGTGTGTCTGTTGCTGGCGGTGGAGCGCGTGCGCGTTGAGGCGCGCAACAGCTTCGCCAGCACCATCAGCGGCACCGACCTGATCGTCGGCGCCCGCTCCGGCTCGGTCAACCTGCTGCTGTACTCGGTGTTCCGCATCGGCAACGCCACCAACAACATCCGTTGGGACAGCTACGAGCACTTCGCCGCCAACCCGCAAGTGAAATGGGCAATCCCGATTTCCCTTGGCGACTCGCACCGTGGCTACCGGGTGATGGGCACCAACGAATCCTACTTCGAGCACTACCAGTACGGCCGCAAGCAGAACCTCGAACTGGCCAGCGGCCGCGCCTTCGCCACCGACCCGTTCGAAGTGGTGTTGGGTGCTGAAGTCGCCGACGCCCTGCATTACAAGCTCGGCGATAAGCTGGTACTGGCCCACGGCGTGGCAGTGGTCAGCCTGGTCAAACACGATGACAAACCGTTCACCGTGGTCGGCATTCTCAAGCGCACCGGCACGCCGGTAGACCGCACGCTGCACATCAGCCTCGGCGGTATGGAAGCGATTCATATCGACTGGCACAACGGCGTACCCGCCCAGGGCAAAGGCCGCATCAGCGCCGATCAGGCGCGCAATATGGACCTGACCCCGCAGGCGATCACCGCGTTCATGCTCGGTTTGAACAACAAGATTTCCACCTTCGCCCTGCAACGCGAGATCAATGAATTCCGCGGTGAGCCGATGCTGGCGATCCTGCCCGGCGTGGCGCTGCAAGAGTTGTGGAGCATGATGGGCACCGCCGAAAAAGCGTTGTTCGTGATCTCGCTGTTCGTGGTGCTGACCGGCCTGATCGGCATGCTCACGGCGATCCTCACCAGCCTCAACGAGCGCCGCCGCGAGATGGCGATCCTGCGCTCGGTCGGCGCACGCCCCTGGCACATCGCAACACTGCTGATCTTCGAAGCCTTCGCGCTGGCACTGTCCGGCGTGGTTGCAGGCACAGGCCTGCTGTACGTGTGCATCGCCGCATCGCGCGGGTATTTGCAGGCCAACTACGGCCTGGACCTGCCGATGGCGTGGCCCAGCGAATATGAATGGACGTTGCTCGCCGGTATCCTGGCGGCAGCGCTGTTGATGGGCAGCGTGCCCGCGTGGCGCGCCTATCGACAATCCCTGGCCGATGGCCTGTCCATACGTTTATGA
- a CDS encoding DUF3299 domain-containing protein, translating into MRRALFALLLLVAVPAWATDQPKDLSWQEMIPPDAPPEIPNMKPLHDLSNMADALSVEAAPAAKQDLPNAPVVQSLDGQHIRLPGYIVPLEVSEEGRTTEFLLVPYFGACIHVPPPPSNQIVHVKSEVGVKLDELYQPYWIEGSMQVKPSSSELADAGYQMDAEKIYVYELQE; encoded by the coding sequence ATGCGCCGTGCCCTGTTTGCCCTGTTGCTGCTGGTGGCCGTGCCCGCGTGGGCGACCGACCAGCCCAAGGACCTGTCCTGGCAGGAGATGATCCCGCCGGACGCGCCGCCGGAAATCCCCAATATGAAACCGCTGCACGACCTGTCGAACATGGCCGACGCATTGTCGGTCGAGGCGGCGCCTGCGGCCAAGCAGGACCTGCCCAACGCGCCGGTGGTGCAGAGCCTCGACGGCCAGCACATTCGCTTGCCGGGTTATATCGTGCCGCTGGAAGTCAGCGAAGAAGGCCGCACCACCGAGTTCTTGCTGGTGCCGTATTTCGGCGCGTGCATCCACGTACCGCCGCCGCCGTCGAACCAGATCGTGCATGTGAAAAGCGAAGTCGGGGTGAAGCTTGACGAGCTGTACCAGCCGTATTGGATCGAGGGCTCGATGCAGGTCAAACCGTCATCCAGTGAGTTGGCGGATGCCGGCTACCAAATGGATGCCGAGAAGATTTACGTCTACGAGCTGCAGGAATGA
- a CDS encoding OmpW/AlkL family protein, with product MNKSLLGASLFALALAAPAVHAHEAGDILIRAGAITVNPKADSSSVKVDQGPLAGTNLGGKATMSSDTQLGLNFAYMFTSHWGIELLAATPFEHDVKLKNTALGAANGKLGTLKHLPPTLSVVYYPLDSKSAFQPYVGAGINYTWIYDEHVSSDAQQAGFSNFKAENSWGWAAQIGADYMINDKWMINAQARYIDISTKATVDNNALGQGTRAKVNVDVDPMVYMVGIGYKF from the coding sequence ATGAACAAGTCCCTGCTCGGCGCGTCCCTCTTCGCGCTCGCCCTCGCCGCCCCTGCCGTCCACGCTCACGAAGCGGGCGATATTCTGATTCGCGCCGGTGCAATCACCGTTAACCCGAAAGCAGACAGCAGCAGCGTGAAGGTTGACCAGGGCCCATTGGCGGGCACCAACCTGGGCGGCAAGGCGACCATGAGCAGCGACACTCAACTGGGCTTGAACTTCGCCTACATGTTCACCAGCCACTGGGGTATCGAACTGCTGGCAGCCACACCGTTCGAGCATGACGTGAAGCTCAAGAACACCGCGCTCGGCGCCGCCAACGGCAAGCTCGGCACCCTGAAACACCTGCCGCCGACCCTGAGCGTCGTGTACTACCCGCTGGACAGCAAGTCGGCATTCCAACCGTACGTGGGCGCCGGCATCAACTACACCTGGATCTACGACGAGCACGTCAGCAGTGACGCCCAGCAAGCCGGTTTCAGCAACTTCAAGGCGGAAAACTCCTGGGGCTGGGCCGCGCAGATCGGCGCCGACTACATGATCAACGACAAGTGGATGATCAACGCCCAGGCGCGCTACATCGACATCAGCACCAAGGCCACCGTGGACAACAACGCGCTTGGCCAAGGCACGCGCGCCAAGGTCAATGTGGACGTTGACCCAATGGTTTACATGGTGGGTATCGGCTACAAGTTCTAA
- a CDS encoding sugar nucleotide-binding protein, translating to MRMRLMLLGGGNALGQALIRLGAEEDIGFLAPKPPQDGWDAASLTQLLDDTRPDALINLAYYFDWFQAEAVSETRLAAQEFAIERLAELCQHHNITLLQPSSYRVFDGSRATAYSEKDEPVPLGLRGQALWRIEQSVRATCPQHVMLRFGWLLDDSVDGTLGRFLARAEKPDELLMADDRRGNPTPVDDAARVIISVLKQLDCAAPLWGTYHYAGHEATTPLALGQAILTEARNYHPLAIESPTAQAHAARPDAADEPQHAVLACKKILHTFGIKPRAWRAGLPALLDRFYRRS from the coding sequence ATGCGAATGCGCCTTATGTTACTGGGCGGCGGGAATGCCCTCGGGCAGGCGCTGATTCGCCTCGGTGCAGAGGAAGACATCGGTTTCCTCGCACCCAAACCGCCCCAAGACGGCTGGGATGCCGCGAGCCTCACCCAATTGCTCGACGACACCCGTCCCGATGCGTTGATTAACCTCGCCTACTATTTCGACTGGTTCCAGGCCGAAGCGGTCAGCGAAACCCGCTTGGCTGCCCAGGAGTTCGCGATCGAGCGCCTGGCTGAACTGTGCCAGCACCACAACATCACCTTGCTGCAACCGTCCAGCTACCGCGTGTTCGATGGCTCGCGTGCCACCGCCTACAGCGAAAAGGACGAGCCGGTGCCCTTGGGCCTGCGCGGCCAGGCGTTGTGGCGCATTGAGCAAAGCGTGCGCGCCACCTGCCCGCAACACGTGATGCTGCGTTTTGGCTGGCTGCTGGATGACAGCGTCGACGGCACCCTGGGGCGCTTCCTGGCCCGTGCCGAGAAACCGGATGAATTGCTGATGGCCGACGACCGACGCGGCAACCCGACGCCGGTGGATGATGCCGCACGGGTGATCATCTCAGTGCTCAAGCAACTCGATTGCGCGGCGCCGCTGTGGGGCACGTATCACTACGCCGGCCATGAGGCGACCACGCCGTTGGCGCTGGGCCAGGCGATTCTCACCGAAGCGCGCAACTACCATCCGCTGGCGATCGAATCCCCTACCGCCCAGGCCCACGCGGCACGGCCGGATGCGGCCGATGAACCGCAACACGCGGTGCTGGCCTGCAAGAAAATCCTCCACACCTTTGGCATCAAGCCACGGGCGTGGCGGGCCGGGTTGCCGGCATTGCTGGACCGGTTCTACCGGCGTAGCTGA